The Deltaproteobacteria bacterium DNA window GGAATTGCGTATGTAGTTGATCTCCAGGCCGAGTTTCTCCGACATCCTGGAGGAATAAGGGTACATGGGACTCGTTGTGTAGCCGTCGAGAATCCAGAAGATATGCCCCTCCGCTATGACCAGATAGGGATCACGGTCGAAACTGAGAAAGGGAGCGATCTTCTTCACACGCCTGCTGATGGTCCTGTAGAACATGATCCGGCTTTCAGGAGTGAGATAACCGGTGAAGAGGATATCGGTGCTTCGAAAAGAGATTGCGAAAACCAGCCTTCTCACGAAGGAGTTGAGCTGAACCCCTCCGTCTCCACGGTAGGTGGCATAGACGTTGAGGTCGCCCTTTGGATAGTCGAACTCCTTCTCCTTTGTTCGTACTATGACGTAGTTGTCCGTTTTCTCGCCGTAATAGATCTCCGGGCGTCTGATTTCAATACCCCTGGTCACCGGGGGTAGGTCTTTGACCCATAGATCAGGAAGCCCCTCCTGGGTCACCTTGTTCACCGGATTCAAGGCCAGTCCGTAGCCGTGGGTGTACACCAGATGCCGGTTTACCCAGGTTCTGGCCTGGGATGGCAGTTGATCCACCGAAATCTCTCTGGCCGACAAAGTCACCTGCCTGTAACGACCGTCCAAAAGGTACCGGTCGACGTCGATACCCGAAAACCCGTAATACGACCGAATCGACTGAATCTGCCCGTATGTCTCCTTCAGGGGCCGATCGTCCCATATCCGGATGTTTTCCAGGGTCATTGTATTCCTTGCCAGATCTTCTGCTGTAAGATCCTGGTTTGCCACGAAATTCTTCTCGGAAATCTTGTCGAGGTTGTAAGCCCTCCGGGTGTATTCAATGTTGTAAGCGATGTACCGTCTTTCCTTATCGAGTTCATTGGGCTTCACGACGATCTTCTGCACGAGCGAGGGAACTACGGCACTCGCCAGTACCATCGCTCCCAGGGTGGATGCAAGACCCAAGAGGATAGCACCCCGGCGAGGCCGAAACATATTGATTGCCAAAAGGATGACCAGGGCCACAAGGACGACCATGAGAATTCTGTATGAGACCATCTGGACGTGAATATCCGTGTAGCTTGCCCCGAAGGCGGGCCCCTTGGTGGAGTAGAGGAGCTGGAAAACCTTCAGCCAGTAACCCCATACTAGAAGTCCTATGATGACTATGCCCAGGGCAGAGAGATGGTTTCTAACGATCGGATCGACCTTCAGCTTGGGAGGGCTCTGGATCTCTCTGTCAGCCTGTGGGGCACCAAGCTCCATGCGGAAGAGGTTTCCGCGGCTGTATACCAGAAGCACAACCATGGCCGCGAAGACGACAAAACCCATGAGCCATGCCTTGACGAACAGGTAGAAGGGCAGAGAAAAAACATAGAAGGCCACGTCCCGGCCGAAAATCGGGTCAGAGATCCCAAAGGCTTTGGGGTGGAAGTACAGCAGGATCATGCTCCATTTCGCCGAAGCCGCACTCCCTACCATCAGGGCGACGATTATCAAAAAGGCGCTGATAGCCCAACTGACGGTCCTTTCGCTGATCGGAAGACCCTCCACGGAGATCCCGCCCCTGCCACCGGCCGAGGGGCCGGCCCTTTTCACATACCGACGCGCAACAGAGTAGTTGACCCACACGATAAGAAGAAAAACCAATCCAGCACCCAGGCCGACCAGAAGCTTGGAACTCACTGTCGTCAGGAAGACAGAGGAAAAGCCGAGATGTTGAAACCAGAGCCAGTCGGGATAGAGACTCGACCCCAACCAGCCAAGGGCGATAAGAACGAATACCAAGA harbors:
- a CDS encoding UPF0182 family protein; protein product: MKIQAGLFRAGIVLVFVLIALGWLGSSLYPDWLWFQHLGFSSVFLTTVSSKLLVGLGAGLVFLLIVWVNYSVARRYVKRAGPSAGGRGGISVEGLPISERTVSWAISAFLIIVALMVGSAASAKWSMILLYFHPKAFGISDPIFGRDVAFYVFSLPFYLFVKAWLMGFVVFAAMVVLLVYSRGNLFRMELGAPQADREIQSPPKLKVDPIVRNHLSALGIVIIGLLVWGYWLKVFQLLYSTKGPAFGASYTDIHVQMVSYRILMVVLVALVILLAINMFRPRRGAILLGLASTLGAMVLASAVVPSLVQKIVVKPNELDKERRYIAYNIEYTRRAYNLDKISEKNFVANQDLTAEDLARNTMTLENIRIWDDRPLKETYGQIQSIRSYYGFSGIDVDRYLLDGRYRQVTLSAREISVDQLPSQARTWVNRHLVYTHGYGLALNPVNKVTQEGLPDLWVKDLPPVTRGIEIRRPEIYYGEKTDNYVIVRTKEKEFDYPKGDLNVYATYRGDGGVQLNSFVRRLVFAISFRSTDILFTGYLTPESRIMFYRTISRRVKKIAPFLSFDRDPYLVIAEGHIFWILDGYTTSPMYPYSSRMSEKLGLEINYIRNSVKTVVNAYTGKVTFYVIDGTDPIIQSFMEIFPSLFRPIDRMPESLRSHLRYPRDLFDIQASMYRSYHMQDVQVFYNQEDLWQVPMEMYADSQQQMKPYYIIIKLPDEKKEEFLLMLPFTPSEKDNMIAWLAARSDMPHYGDLLVYKLPKEKLIFGPMQVEARVDQQTHISRELTLWGQKGSRVIRGNLLAIPIEKSFLYVEPVYLQASQESQPGVAGTRKTVGMTAARSVTPPRSMGIPELKRVIVAYGNEVVMREDLASALAAIFKKAELPEVGRQTTREEEGSIRELVVSALDQYRRAQRLLRTGDWAGYGEALDRLKRLLEKLESKTGVTVPSEK